The DNA window ACATGTTACTACTTTATAGAAATGAATAAAAATCATGTAATTAAATTTGTAGTAACAAAAGACCAGAAGCAACAGATAGAACTTAATGCTCAAGCTAATGGTTACACTACCTTATCAGGCTTTATCAGGACATTGGCATTAAATCATAACACTTTCTTTATAGATAAATTTAACAAACTCTATGATAAGATAATGAGCGAGGCAAAATGACCGAAACTGTTAAACCTAAGATACCGGAATGGATTAGAGTACTGAATGAGATATGTGAGAAGATTGAGAAGGAAAAAGCAGCAAAGAATAGTAGAATTTTGAGAGATTAGTATCAGTGGTGGGCTAATGTCCGAGCTCAGCGACTAGTCAGCTACGCCGCCCAGTTCGCTGCAGTAAGTTTTTATGAGCTTTATTAAAAATCATTTTTTATTCTAGTTGCATAAATAATTTTCGTATACAATATTTTCTTCTCTTGTTCGTTTGCCTCTATGCTTTTTTCTATAAAATTAACCATTTGAATAAGCTCAACTTTACGTCCGACAATGATATATTCAATCGCATTTAATGCAAATCTTAAATATTTATTATATTTTTGGTTTAGAACAAAGCAAATATTTTTCACAGAATCTCTATTCTCCCTTAACATTCTAACTTCATCTTTCTCAACATAACGCCATTCACGCTCATTGTAAAATCTAACTTCATCTTTTCTTTTTAGGTCTTCCCCTCGGTATCTTTTAACATATGGTATAACTGAAGCGAATTTCACAAGAGGTTTTGGTAATATAAAATTGAATGCACTATGACTATGAATGTAGAAAACGGGATTTATATTCTTGCTCTCGCAGAAATTTTTGTGGATACCGATTCCATAATCACCATATCGTTGTAGATGAACTTTTACTCCGCCTAAAGGGATATCGCAAAAACAAACCATTGGGGCAATATAGAAAGAATCTTTCATGGGTAGGTTTTCTGCAACATAGGATATTTTGAACCCATTTTTTAAAATATTTGATAATTTCTCAAATGAATTAGTGAAGTGAAATAATGTGTTCGAGCTTAGATTTTGTGAAATATTAGGCAATCTATTTTTTCTCTCATAACAGATATTAGGCAACTGTTTGCCTATTCCAATAGTCCCGCGTGGGCTTAGGAGTCAACGCTCCACTTCAGCGGCGGGGCCTCAGTTAGAAACCTGGCAGCCGTCTACTACAAGCGGTAGTTATTAAACACCTAAGCTTTTTTTAATCGTATTCCCCATCTAAACGTCTTGTCCTTAGAACCATATTTCACCCAAATACATATACCAGTAGAAAATTTCATTTCATAATCCCATGGGTTTTCTTTTTTAGGCCGCGTTTCCACATTTGCAGGCAAATGCTTTTGTACCTTTTCCAGAATCAACCAATCATTGTCTGGTTTTTTATAACAAGACCACCCTAGGCCATCGGCGCACAATTGCAATAATAAGCCATCATCTGTTTGGAAAACTATACTTTTACCTTTGTCAGCCACTGGAACTTCCCAGGAATTTACAATCTTTTCAAATTTACGAATATTTCTACTAATTGGTAATGGCTCGTCCTTGGCCCCAGAAATAATGTTTTTAAAAGCGTTATCAATTATAGTTTCATCCACACCTAATATTTCCATAACAGGCTTATAATATTCTACTATATTTTCATCTAACTTTTCAAATAAATCTGAAAGACTATTCAATTCCCCTAATAACTCATCTACCCCAGCCGAGGTAAAAAACAAATGACAACGTTCATACCAAAATTTATGGGCCAAATAATTCCGCTTTTCACTTGAGTTTTCAATAGCCAAATATAGTTCTTTCGGAAGAATTTCTTCTAAGTTTTTTATAATTTGCCCAAGAGTCAAAGAAAATGCATATGCTAAGCGTTCTTCGTAATAAGGACGTGTTACATGTTTTTTGTCCTTAAACGGGGCAGACGCATAACATAAACAAAGACCTCGATGCAAACATTCGCTAAGGTAATACGCCCTACCAAATTGGGCAAATACTTCCTTGACCTGTTCATCCGATCCCATATCAGACCTTATCCCCTACATAGTGTGTCTGTTGAGACTGTTGAAAAACCCCAAAATACTACATTTTCAGAAACTATCAAAATTATTTCTCGTCTATAAAATCTTCGTGCTGCCTGTCATTTTTAGCATATTTATGCTTTCCCGACAATCGCGTTGGCTGACGCTTGATCCTATCTATCTATTTGTTAATCCGTTTTCTTGTGGAAAAACGATTCTGTGAGCGGAGTTCCATCCAGCGGCCAAACGGCAATATTGATGCCACCGGGATTTGCGACACTGCTATAGATGGTTCCGCTGCACCCGACAACCTCAAGTTCGTCGCGTAAGACCTGGCAATTTGACCAACCTCTATCCCCGCTATCCGAAAAGAACTGGCGGCAACTATTCGGATGGTCTACGAGGTACTGGCGAAAATCTAATAGGTTATAATCCCCTGCTGGAATCTGGAATGGTGCGTATGGAGGCTTTATTTGTGCTGCGGGGTCGCGGTAGACTTCAGCACGCGCGGTAACATCGCCACTGGCAGCATAGTAGGCCAGTTGGCCCTGACGGTGGAAACGCCCTTCCCCGGATGGCGGAAGGGAACCGAGGGGATAACGCGTATCTCGAATCGATATGAAATCATTGTTGGCCCGTACCAGAACAATATATTTCTTGTAGGAAAGCTGTTGTTGTTCCACTTCTTTACAGGCAGGACATTGCTTTTTATCCATTACACCTTACTTATACCACACCCTATTATCAAAGTCAAATTTAAAATTGGATGTATTGAACTTTGTCTTTTTTATAACTAACTAATCTGATTAAAGGGTTCTCGTCTGAAAACGATGGTAATTCTGATGAACGTTCTGATTTCTGGGATACCTCTGATAGTGTCAATACTACATAATTATAATAGACCGAACTTCTCTCTTCAATATTCTAAAAGTTATATTTGCATAAACAATTTAGGTGACATTAGACAAACCATTCGTATCTCTTCTATATTGCTCCAATTTCCTAGCCAGAAATTCCTGAAATTCAGGGTCTTTTACAAGATTGTTCATAATATTATCAGATTTGCTCCTGGCGTCTATTTGTTCCTTAAACTCAGTTTCCATCTCCATAGCAGTCTTTACATCAAGCACAGCACCGCATCTGCAACAGAACTTATTCAAAGCAGGATTAATTGTGTCACATCTTTTGCAGATTCTTGGTTTTTGTGTTTGTTCCTCTCTGTTCTCAGGCACTTCAATTCCATTAAGTCTCAGCAGTGCATTTTCAGTTTCCTTGCCAGAAAGATGCACGTAAGTAGAGGGCATGTCAGACCCTTGCACCCAGCCAAAATACTGGTTCATCTGGAATTCTGTCAAATGATTTGCCAAGAAGGTTGCCCTGCTATGACGGAAAATATGAGGATTAAACCTCTTCTTTATCCCAGTCTTTTCAAACAATTTCTTCAACATCTGCAATACCATGCCATAACTTATAAATCTGTTACGATTATTATTCCCTATACTCACCCATAATGGTGCGTGTTTGTCTTCCCTTTTAGGATGGATGCTGAGCCAGTTAGCAAGATAAGAAGCAGAATTGATAAGTCTAACAGCTCTTGGACCTGTCTTGCCATTCAATGTAACAACTCCACCATATTTATCAAAACTAATGCCTCCTACTTCCTGATTTCCAATTTCGCCTATTCTTCCGCCACTCTCCCAAAGCATGGCTATAAGAGCCCTATCTCTAAGGTTATTGGCTGCCCCAATCAACTTTGATATGTCTTCTTGTGTCAGCAAATCCTCTGTCTTAGGCAATGTTCTTTTGCTTCTTGGCATATGGGTGTCTATCCATTCTACTTCCTCAGGATACCGCTTATCACCGCCTTTAAGCCATTTATAGAATCTTTTCAAAACAGCCTTATTAGTTTTTTTCGTCCATTCTGTGTAGCCTCCTTGTTGCATATCGCACACTAAATCAATTATGTCTTGCTTGTTGGCTTTATCAAGATCTTTACCAAGTTTAATTGCTGTTCTTCTCAATTCTCCAAGGTATTTTATGATTCTCGCTTTACTGATGTTTCTTACTATAAGATATTTTTCAAACTCAAAAATAATCTCTTTGTTCCTTTCAGATATAGCTGCCTTCTTGACAGCATCTCTTCCCTTTTCCAATTCTCGGTCGTAGTTATGTATGTCGTATGCCATTTTATTCCTCCTGAGAAATGAAGTATAAAATCTTTTGGCACAAATCATGGCCAAAGGTGAGGACATTATAGTTGAAGAAGGAATGCCCCCAACGGGATTCGAACCCGTGTCTCGGGCTCGAGAAGCCCATATGCTTGGCCGAACTACACTATGGGGGCATACGCCGCGACCCGGATTTGAACCGGGAAACCCTTGCGGGAACAGAATCTCTCGAAAATGTTCCAGTCCTGCGCATTACCAGATTGTGCCATCGCGGCATAAGAGCTAAAGATTTCACTTTATTTATAAGATTTTTGCTTGTTTTAGTTATTTTAAAAATAAAAACCTTTAAATAAGAAAGCATCCTGATTGCTAATGATGGACTTAACTATACTCA is part of the Candidatus Woesearchaeota archaeon genome and encodes:
- a CDS encoding abortive infection system antitoxin AbiGi family protein, whose amino-acid sequence is MKDSFYIAPMVCFCDIPLGGVKVHLQRYGDYGIGIHKNFCESKNINPVFYIHSHSAFNFILPKPLVKFASVIPYVKRYRGEDLKRKDEVRFYNEREWRYVEKDEVRMLRENRDSVKNICFVLNQKYNKYLRFALNAIEYIIVGRKVELIQMVNFIEKSIEANEQEKKILYTKIIYATRIKNDF
- a CDS encoding tyrosine-type recombinase/integrase, coding for MAYDIHNYDRELEKGRDAVKKAAISERNKEIIFEFEKYLIVRNISKARIIKYLGELRRTAIKLGKDLDKANKQDIIDLVCDMQQGGYTEWTKKTNKAVLKRFYKWLKGGDKRYPEEVEWIDTHMPRSKRTLPKTEDLLTQEDISKLIGAANNLRDRALIAMLWESGGRIGEIGNQEVGGISFDKYGGVVTLNGKTGPRAVRLINSASYLANWLSIHPKREDKHAPLWVSIGNNNRNRFISYGMVLQMLKKLFEKTGIKKRFNPHIFRHSRATFLANHLTEFQMNQYFGWVQGSDMPSTYVHLSGKETENALLRLNGIEVPENREEQTQKPRICKRCDTINPALNKFCCRCGAVLDVKTAMEMETEFKEQIDARSKSDNIMNNLVKDPEFQEFLARKLEQYRRDTNGLSNVT
- a CDS encoding RES family NAD+ phosphorylase; translated protein: MDKKQCPACKEVEQQQLSYKKYIVLVRANNDFISIRDTRYPLGSLPPSGEGRFHRQGQLAYYAASGDVTARAEVYRDPAAQIKPPYAPFQIPAGDYNLLDFRQYLVDHPNSCRQFFSDSGDRGWSNCQVLRDELEVVGCSGTIYSSVANPGGINIAVWPLDGTPLTESFFHKKTD